The Methanolobus sp. WCC4 genome includes the window ATGAACCGCCATAGTTACCTACCAGGTGTTCATATTTCTTAAATTCAGGATATGAGTTTGCAGGCAGCATCTCACCATGTGTGTAGACATCCACACCGGTCCCTTCGGCCTGGTCCAGTAGTTGTTTCAGGTCCTTCAGGTCATGACCGCTTACGAGAATTCCAGGATTTCCCCTTGTTCCGATATTGACCCGTGTGGGTTCAGGATTCCCGAATGCAGCGGTGTTCACCCTATCAAGGTCCGCCATTACATCAAAACCCTTTTCCCCGCACTTCAGGACCAATGAGATTAGATCCTTATCTGTCAGGCTGTCATCTGTGGTTGCTATCAGTCCTTCTTCTACAAATGAATTGACCTTCTTATTGGAATTTCCAAGCATCATAGCATGATGTCCATATGCTGCAATTCCTTTGATACCAAAGATCAACAGTTCTCTCAGTGACCGGATATCTTCATCCTCTGTTGCAAGTATACCTGTATCCCTGCCCCTGAGGTTTTCTGGACTCACAGTTGCTATCTCTGGCAGGTCACTCTCGTCAAGTGCATTGTTATCCAGAAGTTTCTGTCGGATCTCATTCTGAAGTTCGAATGCCCTGTCAATGCGGTCCTGAATTCCGCTCGCTCTGAAATCGGTATTTGTGATGGTTGAGAACAGTGCATCAAGCATGAAGTCATCCGTGCTATTCTCAGAAATGTTTGCCTTTCTTGCTTTCTGGTTGTAGAAGGCAATGCTCTTAAGCACATAGATAAGATCATCCTGAAGGTCTGCAACCTCACCTTTCTTACCACACATGCCATTCTTTGTGCAGCCTTCCCCGTTCATTGTTTCTTCACACTGGTAGCAGAACATCTTGTCACCCATATTCAGGTATGATGTGCAGGTATATCTAGTTACTTTGTCCGGGAGCAAACGGAAGAATGGATAAAATATAAGTACACTGGATACCGCCTTGTACCCATGATAGACGTACCACGAGAAATAAAGGTCGAGTCTGAAGTAAAGGATTTCATACTCAAAGCAAAAAAGGACTTCCGCCTTTGCACCACCTGCGGAGGACCCGCAATACTGCCAGTAGATATGAGCGTGCCAAAGGATTCCGACATAAAAGTGAGGATAGGGGATAATACATTACACGTGTCAAAGGTCCAGGCGAGATATATCAGGCAGGTAGATATGAGAATGCTTCTCGGATATCTGAACTACTGCCAGAGGAACGGTATTGAAGAATACTGATATCGTATCCTTTTTCCCGTCCGGTTGAGCAGCTGATCACTGATACTCTTCATCCAGTGATTCATTTATATTCCTGAGCACTTCGGCAACGAGCATCTGGACCTCTGTTGCATGCTCTTCAGGGATCTCACTTCCTTCCGTATCCATGAGCTTTTTGATATCGATGACCATCTTGTGGATCATGGATATCATCTCTTCCTGAGTTATAAGACCCGCATAGTAGGCATAAAAGAAAGTGGTGCCACTGCGCTGGACCTTCTTCTTGAAGGATGCCCTTGCATTTGAGACCTCCTGTCTTGAATACTTCTCATCCATGAACGGAACGAGTTCCGGAAGGTTCTCACCTATCCATGTCATCTCGGAGTGGTCGGACAGGTTCTTGAAGTCAGCACACATCCGTGAAACCACCCATTCCCTGGCTGTAAGATGCGTGGTCTCCTTCAAAAAACGAGTTACATCGGAGTAACTCTTATTGTCCATTTTCTTGAATTTCTGATACTTGTTCATCGCCATTCACCCATTGTCAGACTGACACATAGATAGTATTGCAACCAATGTATTACATAGTTGTCCTTCAAAATATATAATTATAACCAAACAGAACAAAAATAAAAAATATTGAATGTATATAAAAATATAGATCAAATTGGGAGAAAAACTATCGTTCAGTGCATCAACAGGTTCCAAGTGCCTTTTTCATTATCTCTTTTCCTGAACGCACATCCCCAATGGAGAATACTTCCATGTTGAAGATGCCTTTGTAACCCTTCAGCTCATTAAGCACGGTATAATCAACCTTTCCTGCACCCGGTGCGAGATGTTCATCCCCGTCATACTCATTCGTCCAGACACCACCATTGTCATGTACATGCACGTGAACAACATGGGGTGCAAGCGTCTTTGCGAACTCACGGAGCTTCGTGCTGTCACCGCCACATGTAAGGTTCGCGTGACCTATGTCGAATGTAGCACCCAGATTGTCTGAATTCACCTCTTCAACCGCCCTTATAAGTTCATTGACCTCGCAGCACATGTTACCTGTTGAAGTTCCTTCCTTGTTCTCAAGTCCCAGCATCACACCACTGTCCTCTGCATCTGCAGCAAGGACCTTAAGATTAGAGACCATCCTGTCAAAACATGCTTCGTGATTCTCATCGAACCTTCCGGGATGCAGGACTATAGCATTCGAACCAAGCTCAGACGCCAGTTCTATGGATTCGCGGATAAGACGGAACTCCCTTTCACCCATGCTGGCAGTATCCACTACCACATCCTTCGGATAGGTGGGAACATCTGCAAAATAAGGAGCATGAAGTGAAGTGTTAAGGTCGAATGTCGAAAGCTCATCAAGTATAGCAGCCAGGATATCCTTCTGGAGGACCGAATCCCTGTAAACCCCGAGTTTTGGCATGTAAAGTTCAACAGAGTCCAGTTCAGAGGCTATCTCGGACAGACTTCCTGCAAAGGATGAAGCACCTAATATCATACTTAGATGGAAATGATAGTAATAGATAAGATCTTTGCTTTTTTGTTTTCTGGTAATTCCAATAACCAAAATACTTATCTAAATTAAAGAGCACCAGCAAAGCGATGAAACTTTATGCTCCCCACGTGGGACACCTTGAGGGACTGGAGGAGCTGCTTACCGGTTCCAGCGATATCTACGGCATCTACATGGCTGGTACACCGGACTATGTAGGCACCGGAAGGACGAATCTCAGTGCGCCCGGACTTGAGGAGATAGCCGAGCAGACCGAATACGCACATGAGAAAGGCGTGAAGATGGAAGTCGTCCTGAACAGTTCATGCATGGGTGGACAGCATCTCACAGCGGAAGGGTACAACAGGATCAACTGGTATTTCAATCAGCTAAATAACATAGGAATAGATTCCATAACAGTTGCAGAGCCTTATTTTGTAGAGATGCTGGCAAAGGACTTCGACATGGAGGTCGTTGTTTCCGTTCTTTCCTTCGTGGATTCCCCACAGAAGGCCGAGTTCTATGAAGCACTCGGTGCAGATACTATAGTAATAGATCCCGTGATCAACCGTGACTTCGATAAACTTGAAGCCATAAGGGATTCAGTATCAACCGACCTGAAACTGCTTGTGAATGAAGGATGTCTCTATCAGTGCCCCTTAAGGTATGCACACTTCAATTTCTTCTCCCACTCAAATGGCCCGGGACCAAAACTCAACGTGTTGGATGACTACTACTATTATAAGTGTCTCTCACTGAGGATAAAGGATCCACAGCAACTCATCAAATCCCCATGGATAAGGCCGGAAGACCTTAAGGAATACAGGCACATCACCGATATCTTCAAGATAGGAGGAAGAACGCACTTCCCTAACTGGATACTAAACAATGTGCAGGCATATGCCAATGAGTCATACGATGGTAACCTTATGGACCTTCTTGACTGTCCCCGTGACATAAGGGACCTGTTCTATATACCTAACAAGGAACTAGATGGCGCCCTTTCACAGTGGAAGCAATGTAGCAAGACATGCAACAGATGCGGATACTGCAAGAGGCTTGCAGAGAAGATAATAAATGTCTACACGACAGAAGATGGCGAAAATGTGCTCAAGCCCCTTA containing:
- a CDS encoding DUF5806 family protein, with the translated sequence MNKYQKFKKMDNKSYSDVTRFLKETTHLTAREWVVSRMCADFKNLSDHSEMTWIGENLPELVPFMDEKYSRQEVSNARASFKKKVQRSGTTFFYAYYAGLITQEEMISMIHKMVIDIKKLMDTEGSEIPEEHATEVQMLVAEVLRNINESLDEEYQ
- a CDS encoding peptidase U32 family protein, which gives rise to MKLYAPHVGHLEGLEELLTGSSDIYGIYMAGTPDYVGTGRTNLSAPGLEEIAEQTEYAHEKGVKMEVVLNSSCMGGQHLTAEGYNRINWYFNQLNNIGIDSITVAEPYFVEMLAKDFDMEVVVSVLSFVDSPQKAEFYEALGADTIVIDPVINRDFDKLEAIRDSVSTDLKLLVNEGCLYQCPLRYAHFNFFSHSNGPGPKLNVLDDYYYYKCLSLRIKDPQQLIKSPWIRPEDLKEYRHITDIFKIGGRTHFPNWILNNVQAYANESYDGNLMDLLDCPRDIRDLFYIPNKELDGALSQWKQCSKTCNRCGYCKRLAEKIINVYTTEDGENVLKPLKIEGGQ
- a CDS encoding sugar phosphate isomerase/epimerase family protein — its product is MILGASSFAGSLSEIASELDSVELYMPKLGVYRDSVLQKDILAAILDELSTFDLNTSLHAPYFADVPTYPKDVVVDTASMGEREFRLIRESIELASELGSNAIVLHPGRFDENHEACFDRMVSNLKVLAADAEDSGVMLGLENKEGTSTGNMCCEVNELIRAVEEVNSDNLGATFDIGHANLTCGGDSTKLREFAKTLAPHVVHVHVHDNGGVWTNEYDGDEHLAPGAGKVDYTVLNELKGYKGIFNMEVFSIGDVRSGKEIMKKALGTC
- the hcp gene encoding hydroxylamine reductase → MFCYQCEETMNGEGCTKNGMCGKKGEVADLQDDLIYVLKSIAFYNQKARKANISENSTDDFMLDALFSTITNTDFRASGIQDRIDRAFELQNEIRQKLLDNNALDESDLPEIATVSPENLRGRDTGILATEDEDIRSLRELLIFGIKGIAAYGHHAMMLGNSNKKVNSFVEEGLIATTDDSLTDKDLISLVLKCGEKGFDVMADLDRVNTAAFGNPEPTRVNIGTRGNPGILVSGHDLKDLKQLLDQAEGTGVDVYTHGEMLPANSYPEFKKYEHLVGNYGGSWWHQKQEFESFNGPILLTSNCIVPPRQSYINRLYTTGSVGYDGATHIVAEDGQKDFSALIEQAKSCAPPVQLEEGSIMGGFAYNSVLSNADKIVDAVKTGKIKKFIVMAGCDGRQKDRQYYTDFAEALPKDTVILTAGCAKYRYNKLGLGDIDGIPRVLDAGQCNDSFSLVVIAQGLMSRLGFTDVNEAPISYNIAWYEQKAVLVLLTLLRLEIQNITLGPKLPAFVSPNVLKVLVEKFNITPNTTVEEDMERLLM